One region of Pseudomonas sp. B21-040 genomic DNA includes:
- a CDS encoding peptidylprolyl isomerase, with translation MKLNTVLILLTMWVPVAFCTNGPAAARVNGEEISEFRLERYFAEFLEDQGRAVGNIRNPKAYKQLRQKALEALIDKELLWQEAVKRGVVISDTEVQSQVEQTRQAIGGPEVFARRLQDAGFDEASFTEYTRRELAAQRIFADLIQVGQPDEQQVRAFYQEHRADMGRPEEIQARHILIKVPQGADAATVEAARLRLSAMRVKISQGEDFASVARAGSEDASASEGGDLGYFPRGRMLPEFEAAAFALAPGAVSEPVRTSLGWHLILLQNHVEAADVSEQQGLEMVRAYLARQHQAQARLQVLAQLRSSNRIERIDDD, from the coding sequence ATGAAACTCAACACGGTACTGATACTGCTGACGATGTGGGTCCCGGTGGCGTTCTGCACTAACGGCCCGGCTGCCGCGCGGGTCAATGGCGAAGAGATTTCCGAGTTTCGCCTGGAGCGTTACTTCGCCGAATTCCTGGAGGATCAGGGCCGGGCGGTGGGCAATATTCGTAACCCCAAGGCATACAAACAATTGCGGCAGAAAGCGCTGGAAGCGCTGATCGACAAGGAATTGCTGTGGCAGGAAGCGGTCAAGCGTGGCGTGGTGATCAGCGATACGGAAGTGCAGAGCCAGGTCGAACAGACCCGGCAAGCGATTGGCGGCCCCGAGGTATTTGCCCGCAGGCTCCAGGATGCCGGGTTTGACGAGGCCAGCTTTACCGAATACACCCGCCGGGAGCTGGCGGCCCAGCGAATCTTTGCCGACCTGATCCAGGTGGGCCAGCCGGATGAACAACAGGTCCGGGCGTTTTACCAGGAACATCGCGCCGACATGGGCCGGCCCGAAGAAATCCAGGCCCGGCACATCCTGATCAAAGTGCCCCAGGGCGCCGATGCCGCCACGGTTGAAGCGGCACGTCTACGCTTAAGCGCGATGCGCGTGAAAATCAGCCAGGGTGAAGACTTTGCCAGCGTTGCCCGGGCCGGCTCCGAAGACGCTTCTGCCAGTGAAGGCGGCGATCTGGGCTATTTCCCTCGTGGGCGCATGCTGCCTGAATTCGAAGCGGCAGCGTTTGCCCTGGCGCCGGGTGCCGTCAGTGAGCCCGTGCGCACGTCATTGGGCTGGCACTTAATACTTCTTCAGAACCACGTGGAGGCGGCCGATGTCTCAGAGCAGCAGGGTCTTGAAATGGTCCGGGCCTACCTTGCCCGACAACATCAGGCCCAGGCTCGCCTACAGGTTTTGGCGCAACTTCGATCAAGTAATCGAATCGAGCGGATTGATGATGATTGA
- a CDS encoding response regulator, translating into MLNKILVVDDEQLLAENLQGYLQAQELEVRIAHDGAQGIVEADDFAPDVMVFDYRLPDMEGFEVLDAIRQKQKCHFVLITGHPTAEVCERARQLGVSHILFKPFPLAELARAVLDLLGRQREPKAGVSSSEGFVERRQSRTESFPLQLYDGSWVLADRRRSTSASMAPDDEQLLTGE; encoded by the coding sequence TTGTTGAACAAAATACTGGTTGTTGATGACGAGCAACTTCTTGCGGAAAACCTCCAGGGTTACCTGCAGGCGCAAGAGTTGGAGGTCCGGATTGCTCACGATGGTGCACAAGGAATCGTAGAGGCTGACGATTTCGCACCCGATGTGATGGTGTTCGATTACCGCTTGCCGGATATGGAAGGCTTTGAGGTGCTCGATGCCATCCGCCAGAAACAGAAGTGTCACTTTGTGCTGATTACAGGGCATCCAACCGCAGAGGTATGCGAGCGGGCCCGGCAACTGGGAGTCAGCCACATTCTGTTCAAACCGTTTCCATTGGCGGAATTGGCGCGTGCAGTACTTGATCTTCTGGGGAGGCAACGCGAACCCAAAGCGGGTGTGAGCAGTTCTGAAGGCTTCGTCGAACGACGCCAGAGCAGGACCGAGAGTTTCCCGCTGCAGTTGTACGACGGTAGTTGGGTGCTTGCGGATCGCCGACGTAGTACATCGGCCTCCATGGCGCCAGACGACGAACAACTGCTCACCGGGGAGTAA
- a CDS encoding GspE/PulE family protein: MDRLLVAVEPALLDCVPSRFSSEQLAQARALASSSGERVLDALGELCELAPMPFIQCLGTTLHYPVLDTDSLFKSTPVFDRVTLAQCLKREFILLRHDDAVIGVFADPFDTARLAWIDDCLHGAPLYLVHADDLKAYLARHEESFHAVESLNAQSDGTIEIDNLQSLSLTSISEDSSVVVKLVNSTLYDALKMHASDIHLGTTGSGLVIKYRIDGVLNNISKIQGCEFAEQVISRVKVMAELDIGEKRVPQDGRFKIGISGRQIDFRVSIMPSIFGEDAVLRVLDKQDLADKVSGVQLQALGFEEETLRQLRRLASEPYGMVLVTGPTGSGKTTTLYAMITEINHGVDKIITIEDPVEYQLPGVLQIPVNEKKGLTFARGLRSILRHDPDKIMVGEIRDPETAQIAVQSALTGHLVFTTIHANNVFDVIGRFTQMEIDPYSLVSALNAVLAQRLIRLVCASCSAPVTPTDDELLASGLDPQQVGHYQFVHGKGCGHCRGTGYRGRSAIAELLHLDDELRQMIVERQPISKIKAHACKRGLRLLRESALELVQQGRTTLEEINRVTFIS, encoded by the coding sequence ATGGACCGTCTATTGGTTGCCGTCGAACCGGCGTTGTTGGACTGTGTGCCGTCTCGTTTTTCCAGTGAGCAATTGGCTCAGGCGCGAGCCTTGGCCAGCAGTTCCGGCGAACGGGTCCTGGACGCCCTCGGGGAGTTATGCGAACTGGCCCCGATGCCCTTCATCCAGTGCCTGGGCACCACCCTGCATTATCCGGTGCTCGACACCGACAGCCTGTTCAAGTCCACCCCGGTATTCGACCGGGTCACCCTGGCCCAATGCCTCAAGCGCGAATTCATTCTGCTGCGCCACGACGATGCGGTCATTGGCGTGTTTGCCGACCCGTTTGATACGGCGCGCCTGGCCTGGATCGACGACTGCCTGCACGGTGCGCCGCTGTACCTGGTGCATGCCGATGACCTCAAGGCCTACCTGGCCCGTCACGAAGAAAGCTTCCACGCGGTGGAGTCGCTCAATGCCCAATCCGATGGCACCATCGAAATCGATAACCTGCAAAGCCTGTCCCTGACCAGCATCAGCGAAGACTCCAGCGTCGTCGTCAAACTGGTCAACTCGACCCTCTACGACGCCTTGAAAATGCACGCCAGTGACATCCACCTGGGCACTACCGGCAGCGGTCTGGTGATCAAGTACCGGATCGATGGCGTGCTGAACAACATCAGTAAAATCCAGGGGTGCGAGTTCGCCGAGCAGGTCATCTCCCGGGTCAAGGTCATGGCCGAACTGGACATCGGCGAAAAACGCGTGCCCCAGGACGGTCGCTTCAAGATCGGCATCAGTGGCCGGCAAATCGACTTCCGGGTATCGATCATGCCGAGCATTTTCGGTGAAGACGCCGTGTTGCGGGTGCTCGACAAACAGGACCTGGCCGACAAGGTCAGCGGCGTGCAATTGCAGGCGCTGGGCTTCGAAGAAGAAACCCTGCGCCAACTACGGCGCCTGGCCAGCGAACCTTATGGCATGGTGCTGGTCACCGGGCCTACCGGTAGCGGTAAAACCACCACGTTGTACGCGATGATCACCGAGATCAACCACGGCGTGGACAAGATCATCACCATTGAAGACCCGGTGGAATATCAACTGCCGGGCGTGCTGCAAATCCCGGTCAACGAAAAGAAAGGCCTGACTTTCGCCCGTGGTTTGCGCTCGATCCTGCGTCATGACCCGGACAAGATCATGGTCGGTGAAATCCGCGACCCTGAAACCGCGCAAATCGCCGTGCAATCGGCGCTCACCGGGCACCTGGTGTTCACCACCATCCACGCCAACAACGTGTTCGACGTGATCGGCCGTTTCACCCAAATGGAAATCGACCCCTACAGCCTGGTGTCGGCCCTCAACGCGGTGCTGGCGCAACGTTTGATCCGACTGGTCTGCGCCAGTTGCAGCGCGCCTGTCACCCCTACCGACGATGAATTGCTGGCTTCGGGCCTCGACCCTCAACAGGTCGGGCATTACCAGTTTGTGCATGGCAAGGGCTGCGGCCACTGCCGGGGCACGGGCTATCGCGGGCGCAGTGCGATCGCCGAGCTGCTGCACCTGGACGACGAGCTGCGGCAAATGATTGTCGAGCGCCAACCCATTTCGAAAATCAAGGCCCACGCCTGCAAACGTGGCTTGCGCCTGCTGCGCGAGTCGGCACTGGAACTGGTGCAGCAGGGGCGGACCACGCTGGAGGAGATCAATCGTGTCACTTTTATCTCGTGA
- a CDS encoding PilN domain-containing protein, whose amino-acid sequence MRPLMLDFQPRRRSGPLGWSLLGGGVVLALVCVFVQQHLNDEASQQQGHLQHAQRVLTGDTGSKPTLTPAETREQAQNLAEMRKVSQQLRRPWERLFAMLEAMPRDNIALLALTPDARKGQVRISAEARDLEAMLEFHQRLEASEELSDVSLLSHEIVANVPEHPVQFNLSASWEIGDANP is encoded by the coding sequence ATGCGCCCGCTGATGCTCGACTTCCAGCCGCGTCGCCGTTCCGGTCCATTGGGCTGGAGCTTGCTGGGCGGTGGCGTGGTACTGGCGCTGGTGTGCGTCTTCGTCCAGCAACACCTCAATGACGAGGCCTCGCAGCAGCAAGGACATTTGCAGCACGCCCAGCGTGTCCTCACCGGAGACACCGGCAGCAAACCCACGCTGACCCCGGCCGAAACCCGCGAGCAGGCACAGAACCTGGCGGAAATGCGCAAGGTTTCACAGCAACTGCGCCGGCCATGGGAGCGTCTGTTCGCCATGCTCGAAGCCATGCCGCGCGACAACATCGCCTTGCTGGCGCTGACCCCGGACGCACGCAAAGGTCAGGTGCGGATCAGCGCCGAGGCGCGGGATCTGGAAGCCATGCTCGAATTTCACCAGCGTCTGGAAGCCAGCGAAGAGCTGTCCGACGTGTCGTTGCTCAGCCACGAAATCGTCGCCAACGTGCCGGAACACCCGGTGCAATTCAACCTGTCGGCCAGTTGGGAGATCGGCGATGCGAATCCCTAG
- a CDS encoding GspMb/PilO family protein, translated as MRIPRLIVHEYLQGLGVPGLAGMALLVVGLVYGLGALMPDWQALQQLSQQTREAGEYLAKVEDGSVAAPVVPQRQLDDFRSKLPAQPQATVAIDKIYALATQEHITLSRGEYSLGIDPKTHLARYQILLPVRGSYPQLRRFLHALLGQLPAVVVEDLELQRKKIADTDLTGRIRMTLYLSRS; from the coding sequence ATGCGAATCCCTAGATTGATCGTCCACGAATACCTGCAAGGCCTGGGCGTTCCTGGTCTGGCGGGCATGGCGCTGCTGGTGGTCGGCTTGGTGTATGGCCTGGGCGCGTTGATGCCGGACTGGCAAGCGCTGCAACAGCTGAGCCAGCAAACCCGCGAAGCCGGCGAGTACCTGGCCAAGGTTGAAGACGGCAGCGTCGCCGCCCCGGTGGTGCCGCAGCGCCAACTCGACGACTTCCGCAGCAAACTGCCGGCCCAGCCTCAGGCCACCGTGGCCATCGACAAAATCTACGCACTGGCCACGCAGGAACACATCACCCTGAGCCGCGGTGAGTACTCACTGGGCATCGACCCCAAGACGCACCTGGCCCGTTACCAGATTCTGCTGCCGGTGCGGGGCAGCTATCCGCAACTGCGGCGCTTCCTGCACGCCTTGCTCGGCCAGTTACCGGCGGTGGTGGTGGAGGACCTGGAGTTGCAGCGTAAAAAGATCGCCGACACCGACCTGACCGGGCGGATCCGCATGACCCTTTACCTGTCGAGGTCATGA
- a CDS encoding secretin N-terminal domain-containing protein: protein MNRSRLLLSVCITAALAACSSAQVANQEATALIESGQYEAGLARIEEGLREDPRDTQLHIALNSGRALAVKTLLTQADMDRTQRDFASARMAYHRVLNIEPNNRRAQDALHQLDYLRSMDEKLELARGDLRRGDIYGADRQVKQILELDPKNEGAMELQGNIRLVQSRNVVPYPQLRTRLDRPVTLEFRDANLKTIFEVLSQVAGLNFIFDKDLRPDMKATIFVRDVRIEDAVQLLLQQNQLHQKVVNENTLLIYPDSPQKLKDYQELVMRTFYLTSIDANTALNMVKTMLKTRDVFVDERLNTLTMRDTEDAVRMAEKLLQSQDQSNPEVVLEVEVMEVATQRILDLGLQWPNTFGVINSDGSAVSVLDQLKGIDSSRITINPSPQAKINAQDKDINTLASPVIRVSNREQARIHIGQRVPIISATSVPSTQGPVITESVTYLDVGLKLEVQPIVHLNNEVAIKIALEVSNATPLTPTAQGTIPVQVDTRNAQTTLRLHDGETQILAGLMRDDHGSTGNKIPGLGDIPGLGRLFGSNKDDVSKSELVLSITPRIVRNLPYQSPSDMEFTTGTETSMHIQAPDRRMEPQIQNEHIDRPMTGISTEVTVGRPVAAATTQVTVGRPVAAATTQVTIEKP from the coding sequence ATGAACAGATCCCGTTTGCTGTTGAGCGTTTGCATCACTGCAGCGCTGGCTGCGTGCAGTTCGGCGCAGGTCGCTAACCAGGAGGCCACTGCACTGATCGAATCAGGGCAGTATGAAGCCGGCCTGGCACGCATTGAGGAAGGGTTGCGCGAAGACCCTCGCGATACTCAACTGCACATAGCCCTCAACAGCGGACGTGCCCTGGCAGTCAAGACGTTATTGACCCAGGCAGACATGGACCGCACACAACGCGATTTTGCTTCGGCGCGCATGGCCTACCACCGGGTATTGAACATCGAGCCGAACAACCGTCGCGCCCAGGACGCGCTGCACCAACTCGACTACCTGCGCAGCATGGATGAAAAACTCGAACTGGCCCGTGGCGATCTGCGCCGTGGCGATATCTACGGTGCCGACCGTCAGGTCAAACAGATCCTCGAACTCGACCCCAAGAACGAGGGGGCCATGGAGTTGCAAGGCAACATCCGCCTGGTGCAGAGCCGCAACGTGGTGCCGTACCCACAGCTGCGTACTCGTCTGGACCGGCCGGTGACCCTGGAGTTTCGCGACGCCAACTTGAAAACCATCTTCGAAGTCTTGTCCCAGGTGGCAGGGTTGAATTTCATCTTCGACAAAGACCTGCGCCCGGACATGAAAGCCACGATCTTCGTGCGTGACGTGCGCATTGAGGACGCCGTGCAACTGCTGCTGCAACAGAACCAGTTGCACCAGAAAGTGGTGAATGAGAACACCTTGCTGATCTACCCGGATTCACCACAGAAACTCAAGGACTACCAAGAGCTGGTGATGCGCACGTTTTACCTGACCAGCATTGATGCGAACACCGCACTGAACATGGTCAAAACCATGCTCAAGACCCGCGACGTGTTTGTCGACGAACGCCTCAACACCTTGACCATGCGCGACACTGAAGACGCCGTTCGCATGGCGGAAAAGCTCCTGCAATCGCAAGACCAGTCCAATCCGGAAGTGGTACTGGAAGTGGAAGTGATGGAAGTCGCCACCCAGCGGATTCTCGACCTTGGCCTGCAATGGCCGAACACCTTCGGCGTGATCAATAGCGATGGTTCGGCGGTGTCCGTTCTCGATCAACTCAAAGGCATCGACTCCAGCCGGATCACCATCAACCCATCGCCTCAGGCCAAGATCAACGCCCAGGACAAAGACATCAACACCCTGGCCAGCCCGGTGATTCGGGTCAGCAACCGCGAACAGGCGCGCATCCACATCGGTCAGCGCGTGCCGATCATCAGCGCCACCTCGGTGCCTTCGACCCAGGGCCCGGTGATCACCGAAAGCGTGACCTACCTTGACGTCGGTCTCAAGCTCGAAGTGCAACCCATCGTGCACCTGAACAACGAAGTGGCGATCAAGATCGCGCTCGAAGTCAGTAACGCCACGCCGCTGACGCCGACCGCTCAGGGCACCATTCCGGTCCAGGTCGATACCCGCAATGCACAAACCACGCTGCGTCTGCATGACGGTGAAACCCAGATTCTCGCCGGCCTGATGCGTGATGACCATGGCAGCACCGGCAACAAGATTCCCGGCCTTGGCGACATTCCCGGTTTGGGCCGCTTGTTTGGCAGCAACAAGGACGACGTCAGCAAATCCGAGTTGGTGCTGTCGATTACCCCGCGGATCGTGCGCAACCTGCCGTACCAGAGCCCATCGGACATGGAATTCACGACCGGTACCGAAACCAGCATGCACATCCAGGCCCCGGACCGCCGGATGGAACCGCAGATCCAGAATGAGCACATTGATCGGCCAATGACTGGCATCAGCACCGAAGTGACTGTTGGCCGGCCGGTGGCGGCAGCCACCACTCAAGTGACCGTTGGCCGGCCGGTGGCGGCCGCTACCACTCAAGTGACCATTGAGAAGCCTTGA
- a CDS encoding type II secretion system protein has protein sequence MNASQRGFTLIEVVVTLALIGLLAGMAAPLTETVVRRGKEQEMRAALYQIRDAIDAYKRAFDAGYIEKTLNSSGYPPNLKVLVDGVRDVRSAKGAKFYFLRRVPHDPLATVKRDDDGGWGVRSYDSSAENPQEGEDVFDVYSKTRGKGLNGIAYREW, from the coding sequence ATGAACGCCTCGCAACGTGGTTTTACCTTGATCGAAGTCGTTGTGACGCTGGCCCTGATCGGCCTGCTGGCCGGCATGGCCGCGCCGCTGACCGAGACCGTGGTGCGCCGGGGCAAAGAGCAAGAGATGCGCGCCGCGCTGTACCAGATTCGCGACGCCATCGACGCCTACAAACGTGCCTTTGATGCCGGTTATATCGAGAAGACGCTCAACAGCAGCGGTTATCCACCGAACCTCAAAGTGTTGGTGGACGGCGTGCGCGATGTGCGCAGCGCCAAGGGGGCCAAGTTCTACTTTTTGCGTCGGGTGCCTCATGACCCGCTGGCCACGGTCAAGCGTGACGACGACGGTGGTTGGGGCGTGCGCTCTTATGACAGTTCGGCTGAAAACCCGCAGGAGGGCGAAGACGTCTTTGACGTTTATTCCAAGACCCGCGGCAAAGGGCTCAACGGCATCGCGTACCGGGAGTGGTGA